In one Thermaerobacter sp. PB12/4term genomic region, the following are encoded:
- a CDS encoding stage V sporulation T C-terminal domain-containing protein yields MKATGVVRRIDDLGRIVIPIEIRRSMNIRDGDPLEIFVDKGGEVILKKYSAIADLEEMVSGIAQSLADASGLIAMVTDRDQVVTVAGAAPREFAGKPIGSVVYQAMEQRQVLHFTSDRHRHPGPLIGADEDKPCPFASEVIAPIVVGGDPVGAVIIASREQGRDTGTLELKLAETAAGFIARHLEE; encoded by the coding sequence ATGAAGGCCACTGGGGTGGTTCGGCGCATCGACGACCTGGGGCGGATCGTGATCCCCATCGAGATCCGCCGGAGCATGAACATCCGCGACGGTGATCCCCTGGAGATCTTTGTTGATAAGGGCGGCGAGGTCATCCTGAAGAAGTACTCGGCCATCGCCGACCTGGAGGAGATGGTCAGTGGCATCGCCCAGTCCCTGGCCGACGCCTCGGGCCTCATCGCCATGGTGACGGACCGGGACCAGGTGGTGACCGTGGCCGGCGCCGCACCGCGGGAGTTCGCCGGCAAGCCCATCGGCTCCGTGGTCTACCAGGCCATGGAACAGCGCCAGGTGCTGCACTTCACATCCGACCGGCACCGCCACCCCGGGCCGCTCATTGGGGCCGACGAGGACAAGCCGTGCCCCTTTGCCAGCGAGGTGATCGCCCCCATCGTGGTCGGCGGCGACCCCGTGGGCGCGGTGATCATCGCCTCCCGAGAACAGGGGCGGGACACGGGGACGCTGGAGCTCAAGCTGGCGGAGACGGCCGCCGGCTTCATCGCCCGCCACCTGGAGGAGTAG
- a CDS encoding IreB family regulatory phosphoprotein — protein sequence MEHKRDTGDEPVNQHPARTPGPAGSAGPGGGHDPRGGGAAAAGDEQAAAREPAVPPVPAHGAAWIPAVGSEGTRRLPLLSPGGGAALEEEERQLLAQVLAALRERGYDPARQLAHFLVTGEPAYITAHRGARVLIQKLDRVRVVEALVRAYLDGGFGPPGR from the coding sequence ATGGAACACAAGCGGGACACCGGGGACGAACCGGTGAACCAGCACCCGGCCCGGACGCCGGGGCCGGCGGGTTCCGCCGGCCCCGGCGGGGGCCATGACCCGCGCGGCGGTGGGGCGGCCGCTGCCGGGGACGAGCAGGCGGCGGCCCGCGAGCCGGCGGTGCCGCCGGTGCCTGCGCACGGGGCGGCCTGGATCCCCGCGGTGGGCAGCGAGGGAACCCGGCGCTTGCCGCTCCTTTCCCCGGGCGGCGGGGCCGCCCTGGAAGAGGAGGAGCGGCAGCTGCTGGCCCAGGTGCTGGCAGCCCTCCGGGAACGGGGATACGACCCCGCGCGGCAGCTGGCCCACTTCCTGGTGACCGGCGAGCCGGCGTACATCACCGCCCACCGCGGCGCGCGGGTGCTGATTCAGAAGCTGGATCGCGTGCGGGTGGTCGAAGCCCTGGTGCGAGCCTATCTCGACGGCGGGTTCGGGCCGCCCGGCCGGTAG
- a CDS encoding cysteine desulfurase family protein, translating into MATQPAPGASPGVYLDNAATTRARPEVVEAVVDVLQNRFGNPASLHTAGLEAERLVKETRAVLARALDVPADDLYFTSGGTEANNWALRGVLAAYPRLGRHLVTTAIEHSSILTTARRLEQEGYRLTVVPADGRGRVDPERVAAAVAPDTVLVSVMLVNNEIGSIQPIADIVQAVRRRRPEVLVHVDAVQAFGKMPVRPRAWGVDLLTLSAHKIHGPKGTGALYVRRGVRIQPLLTGGEQEGGLRPGTHNVPGIAGFGVAARLILAEQPELGRRLQALKQRLVERVQAEIPEVYVNGPDPAEGAPHIVNLSVVGARGEVLVHALAQRGVYVSTGSACTSRRTAPSHVLQALGLPPARLDSALRVSLSRETTEDDVERFVAALREAAAEVRAVASVRARH; encoded by the coding sequence ATGGCCACCCAGCCTGCACCGGGGGCGAGCCCCGGCGTCTACCTGGACAACGCCGCCACCACCCGGGCGCGCCCGGAGGTGGTCGAGGCCGTGGTCGACGTCCTGCAGAACCGCTTTGGCAACCCCGCCTCCCTGCACACGGCGGGGCTGGAGGCGGAGCGGCTGGTCAAGGAGACCCGGGCGGTGCTGGCCCGTGCCCTGGATGTTCCGGCCGACGACCTCTACTTCACCTCCGGCGGCACCGAGGCCAACAACTGGGCCCTGCGGGGGGTGCTGGCCGCCTACCCGCGCCTGGGGCGCCACCTGGTCACCACCGCCATCGAGCACTCGTCCATCCTGACCACGGCGCGCCGGCTGGAGCAGGAAGGCTACCGGCTCACCGTGGTGCCCGCCGACGGCCGGGGCCGGGTCGACCCCGAGCGGGTGGCCGCGGCCGTCGCGCCCGACACCGTGCTGGTCAGCGTCATGCTGGTCAACAACGAGATCGGGTCGATCCAGCCCATCGCCGACATCGTCCAGGCGGTGCGCCGGCGGCGGCCGGAGGTGCTGGTCCACGTGGACGCCGTGCAGGCCTTCGGCAAGATGCCGGTGCGCCCCCGGGCCTGGGGCGTCGACCTGCTGACACTGAGCGCCCACAAGATCCACGGGCCCAAGGGCACCGGCGCCCTGTACGTACGCCGCGGCGTGCGCATCCAGCCCCTGCTGACGGGCGGCGAGCAGGAGGGCGGCCTGCGGCCCGGTACCCACAACGTGCCGGGCATCGCCGGCTTCGGCGTGGCGGCCCGGCTGATCCTGGCCGAGCAGCCCGAGCTGGGCCGCCGGCTGCAGGCGCTCAAGCAACGGCTGGTGGAGCGGGTTCAGGCGGAGATCCCTGAGGTGTATGTCAACGGGCCCGACCCGGCGGAGGGTGCGCCCCACATCGTCAACCTCTCGGTGGTGGGGGCCCGGGGCGAGGTCCTGGTCCACGCCCTGGCCCAGCGGGGCGTGTACGTGTCCACGGGATCGGCCTGTACCTCGCGGCGCACGGCCCCCAGCCACGTTCTGCAGGCCCTGGGGCTTCCGCCGGCCCGGCTGGATTCGGCCCTGCGCGTGAGCCTGAGCCGGGAGACTACCGAGGACGATGTGGAGCGCTTCGTCGCGGCCCTGCGGGAGGCAGCCGCCGAGGTGCGGGCGGTGGCGTCGGTGCGCGCCCGCCACTAA
- the thiI gene encoding tRNA uracil 4-sulfurtransferase ThiI, translating to MDSVLLVRYGEIGLKGKNRPQFEQALVRQIRRALAAWPGVAVYRTPGRVWVEPPPGTDPEPLLESLQRVFGIVAVAPAERVDLHLEAIAAAAARVLEAALAAGAGAAGVGTGGTPTFKVEARRSNKRFPLTSLDLNRELGSRLLAARPELKVDVQRPQITVHVEVRHDGAYVYARSVPGPGGLPVGVTGRACALLSGGIDSPVAVWMAMKRGLVPICVHFHSPPFTSERAREKVVDLARVLARWGGPLPLWVVHFTEVQRAIQLDCPPELTITLMRRMMFRLAERIAARERALALVTGESLGQVASQTLESIRTISAVTTLPVLRPLIGMDKAEIVERARAIGTYDISVLPYEDCCTLFVPAHPATRPRPEQAEQAEAVRDWEPLLAEALERSERLVVEPAQGL from the coding sequence TTGGATTCCGTCCTGCTTGTCCGCTATGGCGAGATCGGTCTGAAGGGGAAGAACCGGCCCCAGTTCGAGCAGGCCCTGGTTCGCCAGATCCGGCGGGCCCTGGCCGCCTGGCCCGGGGTCGCCGTCTACCGCACGCCGGGCCGGGTCTGGGTGGAGCCGCCGCCCGGCACCGATCCGGAACCCCTGCTGGAGAGCCTGCAACGGGTCTTCGGCATCGTGGCCGTGGCGCCGGCCGAGCGGGTGGACCTCCACCTGGAGGCCATCGCCGCGGCGGCCGCCCGGGTTCTGGAGGCCGCCCTGGCCGCTGGAGCCGGGGCCGCCGGGGTTGGGACCGGCGGGACGCCGACCTTCAAGGTGGAAGCCCGGCGCTCCAACAAGCGGTTCCCCCTGACGTCCCTGGACCTGAACCGCGAGCTGGGCAGCCGGCTGCTGGCGGCCCGTCCGGAGCTGAAGGTTGACGTCCAGCGTCCCCAGATCACGGTGCACGTGGAGGTGCGCCACGACGGGGCTTATGTGTATGCGCGGTCCGTGCCGGGACCCGGCGGCCTGCCCGTCGGGGTGACGGGTCGGGCCTGCGCCCTGCTCTCGGGCGGGATCGACAGCCCGGTGGCCGTGTGGATGGCCATGAAGCGGGGCCTTGTCCCCATCTGCGTCCACTTCCACAGCCCGCCCTTCACCAGCGAGCGGGCCCGGGAAAAGGTGGTCGACCTCGCCCGGGTGCTGGCGCGCTGGGGTGGACCGCTGCCCCTCTGGGTGGTGCACTTCACCGAGGTCCAGCGGGCGATCCAGCTGGACTGCCCGCCGGAGCTCACCATCACCCTGATGCGGCGGATGATGTTCCGCCTGGCCGAGCGCATCGCGGCTCGGGAGCGGGCCCTGGCCCTGGTTACGGGCGAGAGCCTGGGGCAGGTGGCCAGCCAGACCCTGGAAAGCATCCGCACCATTTCGGCGGTGACGACCCTGCCCGTGCTGCGGCCGCTCATCGGCATGGACAAGGCGGAGATCGTCGAGCGGGCCCGGGCCATCGGCACCTACGACATCTCCGTGCTGCCGTATGAAGACTGCTGCACCCTCTTCGTTCCGGCCCACCCCGCCACCCGGCCCCGGCCCGAGCAGGCGGAGCAGGCCGAGGCGGTGCGGGATTGGGAGCCGCTGCTGGCAGAGGCTCTGGAGCGCAGCGAGCGCTTGGTGGTCGAACCGGCCCAGGGGCTGTAA
- the queG gene encoding tRNA epoxyqueuosine(34) reductase QueG — protein MACPDPAGLKRALLAQARRLGFVAAGVAAAAPQVDLEWLLRRRQAQGMATPWEDPDPGRRTDPSSLLPGARSVVAVAMAYDPPRTRRRAPEGRSPREGAGHRGESRDPAALRGAALRGYVAAAGRTRSYQHVMTRRLQALGRWLEATVPGGCRWAVQVDTGPLVDRAWAQQAGIGWIGKNACLIVPGTGSWVFLGELVTDVEFPPDQPLADACAGCDLCLRACPTGAFIAPRQLDPRRCISFLSQKPGMLDEEERAALGQSLYGCDACQAVCPFNRRAVPGHPALRPRPGDPEDPAAPLLPDLLAMGRAAFQSRYRPLTGAWRGRKAWQRNAIVALGNRGPAARPAVPALARVLLGDPRPDLRALAAWALGRIGGHAAREALERARAKDRDAAVRQAAARALAEGARAVKGPD, from the coding sequence ATGGCTTGTCCCGATCCGGCCGGCCTCAAGCGGGCTCTCCTGGCCCAGGCGCGCCGGCTGGGTTTCGTGGCGGCCGGCGTGGCGGCCGCCGCCCCCCAGGTGGACCTGGAGTGGCTCCTGCGGCGGCGCCAGGCGCAGGGGATGGCCACCCCCTGGGAAGATCCGGACCCGGGCCGGCGAACGGACCCTTCCAGCCTGTTGCCGGGTGCCCGCTCGGTGGTGGCCGTGGCCATGGCCTACGACCCGCCCCGCACCCGGCGCCGGGCGCCGGAGGGGCGGAGCCCCCGGGAGGGCGCCGGCCACCGCGGTGAGAGCCGCGATCCGGCCGCCCTGCGGGGCGCCGCCTTGCGGGGCTATGTGGCGGCGGCGGGCCGGACCCGCTCGTACCAGCACGTCATGACCCGGCGGCTCCAAGCGCTGGGCCGCTGGCTGGAAGCCACGGTGCCGGGTGGCTGCCGGTGGGCCGTGCAGGTGGACACCGGGCCGCTGGTGGACCGGGCCTGGGCCCAGCAGGCGGGGATCGGCTGGATTGGCAAGAACGCGTGCCTGATCGTGCCCGGCACCGGGTCCTGGGTCTTCCTGGGCGAGCTGGTCACCGACGTGGAATTTCCCCCCGATCAGCCCCTGGCCGATGCCTGCGCCGGCTGCGACCTCTGCCTGCGGGCTTGCCCCACGGGCGCCTTCATTGCGCCGCGGCAGCTGGATCCCCGGCGCTGCATCTCCTTCTTGAGCCAGAAGCCGGGCATGCTGGATGAGGAGGAACGGGCTGCCCTCGGCCAGAGCCTGTACGGTTGCGATGCATGCCAGGCGGTGTGCCCGTTCAATCGCCGGGCCGTACCGGGCCATCCTGCCCTGCGACCGCGGCCCGGTGACCCCGAGGACCCGGCGGCTCCCCTTCTGCCGGACCTTCTGGCCATGGGCCGCGCAGCGTTTCAGTCGAGATACCGGCCCCTGACGGGGGCATGGCGGGGCCGCAAGGCCTGGCAGCGCAACGCCATCGTCGCCCTGGGCAACCGGGGTCCCGCGGCCCGGCCTGCGGTTCCGGCCCTGGCCCGTGTGCTCCTGGGGGACCCGCGGCCCGACCTGCGCGCCCTGGCTGCGTGGGCCCTGGGCCGGATCGGCGGCCATGCCGCCCGGGAAGCCCTGGAGCGAGCCCGGGCGAAAGACCGGGATGCGGCCGTCCGCCAGGCAGCGGCCAGGGCCCTGGCGGAAGGGGCTCGGGCCGTGAAGGGGCCGGATTGA
- a CDS encoding alpha/beta-type small acid-soluble spore protein: protein MARRRGAGDLLVPGAQPGLDRLKMEVAQEIGLVPPGAASPHAYDAALDRQKWEVAEELGLADRIRQVGWGEMTTRDCGAIGGRLGGRLGGQMVRRMIALAEQQLAGTGSPPTTGPSW, encoded by the coding sequence ATGGCCAGACGACGCGGCGCCGGCGACCTGCTGGTTCCCGGCGCGCAGCCGGGGCTGGACCGCTTGAAGATGGAAGTCGCCCAGGAAATCGGCCTGGTGCCGCCCGGCGCGGCCTCGCCCCATGCCTACGACGCGGCCCTGGACCGGCAGAAGTGGGAGGTGGCCGAGGAACTCGGCCTGGCCGACCGGATCCGCCAGGTGGGCTGGGGTGAGATGACGACCCGGGATTGCGGCGCCATCGGCGGGCGCCTGGGCGGCCGCTTGGGCGGCCAGATGGTCCGGCGGATGATCGCCCTGGCCGAGCAACAGCTGGCAGGGACGGGAAGCCCGCCCACGACCGGTCCAAGCTGGTGA
- a CDS encoding D-alanyl-D-alanine carboxypeptidase family protein translates to MLLAVALGLAVLAGAVPWVPAARVRAEGSAPQQPPSQDARAAILVDAATGQVLYARNADATMPMASTTKIMTALLAIERGDLQQVITTSQRAFGVEGSSLYLALGEQRTLEELLYGLMLQSGNDAAVAIAEGLAGSVETFVQWMNQRARELGLEHTRFADPHGLASRDHYTSARDLATLARVALANPTFRRVVGTREYRMPWPEKNSERVLYNHNRFLWHDGATGVKNGYTSAARGALVASAQRDGIELVGVLLGAHPTGMYRDMAALMDWGFARFEPLPLVQAGERVGQVPVRGGRQDSVAAVAAYGARWLVPRDEPAPPVRRQVELEQALQAPVGEGARVGTLVVRVGDQVVDRIPLLSAAAVEPLTAWEAAARAVRARQPWPYAWGLALLAAAWAVLRRRRAMLARRRWRRRVAAFDPLWYAFRARDPGAD, encoded by the coding sequence GTGCTGCTTGCCGTCGCCCTGGGGCTGGCGGTCCTGGCGGGCGCGGTCCCCTGGGTCCCGGCGGCCCGGGTCCGGGCGGAAGGGTCCGCACCCCAGCAGCCGCCATCCCAAGACGCCCGGGCGGCCATCCTGGTGGACGCGGCCACCGGGCAGGTGCTCTACGCGCGCAACGCCGACGCCACCATGCCCATGGCCAGCACGACCAAGATCATGACGGCCCTGCTGGCCATCGAGCGAGGGGACCTGCAGCAGGTCATCACCACCAGCCAGCGGGCCTTCGGCGTCGAGGGGTCCAGCCTCTACCTGGCCCTAGGCGAGCAGCGGACCCTGGAAGAGCTTCTCTACGGGCTCATGCTCCAGTCGGGCAACGACGCGGCGGTGGCCATCGCCGAAGGCCTGGCCGGGTCCGTGGAGACCTTCGTCCAGTGGATGAACCAGCGCGCCCGGGAACTGGGCCTGGAACACACCCGCTTCGCCGATCCCCACGGGCTCGCCAGCCGGGACCACTACACCTCGGCGCGGGACCTGGCCACCCTGGCCCGGGTAGCCCTGGCCAATCCCACCTTCCGGCGCGTCGTGGGAACCAGGGAGTACCGGATGCCCTGGCCCGAAAAGAACTCGGAGCGGGTGCTTTACAACCACAACCGGTTCCTCTGGCACGACGGCGCCACGGGTGTGAAGAACGGCTACACCAGCGCCGCCCGTGGAGCCCTGGTGGCGTCGGCGCAGCGCGACGGCATCGAGCTGGTCGGGGTCCTGCTGGGAGCCCATCCCACGGGCATGTACCGGGACATGGCGGCCCTGATGGACTGGGGTTTCGCCCGCTTTGAGCCCCTGCCGCTGGTGCAGGCCGGCGAGCGGGTGGGGCAGGTGCCGGTACGGGGCGGCCGGCAGGACAGCGTGGCGGCCGTCGCCGCCTACGGCGCCCGGTGGCTGGTTCCTCGGGACGAACCGGCGCCGCCGGTCCGGCGCCAGGTGGAGCTGGAGCAGGCCTTGCAGGCGCCGGTGGGCGAGGGCGCGCGGGTCGGCACCCTGGTGGTGCGCGTGGGCGACCAGGTCGTCGACCGGATTCCCTTGCTCAGCGCCGCGGCGGTCGAGCCTCTCACGGCCTGGGAGGCGGCGGCCCGGGCGGTCAGGGCGCGGCAGCCCTGGCCCTACGCCTGGGGCTTGGCCTTGCTGGCCGCGGCCTGGGCGGTCCTGCGCCGGCGGCGAGCCATGCTGGCGCGGCGTCGCTGGCGGCGCCGGGTGGCGGCGTTCGACCCGCTGTGGTACGCCTTTCGCGCGCGGGATCCGGGAGCTGACTGA
- a CDS encoding homoserine dehydrogenase: protein MKGPVVALLGLGTVGSAVARRLVNPPPWLVARLGGVPRLKGILVRHPGKPRPAAVDRSLLTTDADQLLGDPEVDVVIELIGGVEPARQYVLRALEAGRHVITANKALLAESLATLSAVARRHGVELAFEGAVAGGVPIIRPLLRCLAANRVRRLRAVLNGTCNFVLTQVEQGATLEDAVRAAQAAGYAEADPSDDLSGRDAARKLAILATLVTGEPVAWTAVACRGLDDPAFRRALQEGGGGGEAARQGGGPARWRLVATAEWTGPAPRLAVEPQMLPPHDPLLQAAGVENMILIEADPVGTVRFAGPGAGGDATASAVLADLIAIWRGDRLPLPDLEAGRSVAVEPSPAVPRAGFDTEWQDPAAAAVKLRLTEG from the coding sequence GTGAAGGGTCCCGTGGTGGCGCTGCTGGGTCTGGGCACCGTGGGCAGTGCGGTGGCGCGCCGGTTGGTCAACCCGCCACCCTGGCTGGTGGCGCGGCTGGGTGGCGTGCCGCGGCTGAAGGGGATCCTGGTACGCCACCCCGGCAAGCCGCGGCCGGCGGCCGTCGACCGCAGCCTGCTCACCACCGATGCCGACCAGCTGCTGGGCGATCCTGAGGTCGACGTGGTGATCGAGCTCATCGGCGGTGTCGAACCGGCCCGCCAGTACGTCCTGCGGGCCCTGGAAGCCGGCCGCCACGTGATCACCGCCAACAAGGCCCTTCTGGCCGAATCCCTGGCGACCCTGTCGGCGGTGGCCCGCCGGCACGGGGTGGAGCTGGCCTTCGAAGGGGCGGTGGCCGGCGGGGTGCCCATCATTCGCCCGCTGCTAAGGTGCCTGGCGGCCAACCGGGTGCGCCGCCTGCGGGCGGTCCTGAATGGCACCTGCAATTTCGTCCTCACCCAGGTGGAGCAGGGTGCCACCCTGGAGGACGCGGTTCGTGCCGCCCAGGCCGCCGGCTATGCGGAAGCCGATCCCAGCGACGACCTGTCGGGGCGCGACGCGGCCCGCAAACTGGCCATCCTGGCGACCCTGGTGACGGGCGAGCCCGTGGCCTGGACCGCCGTGGCCTGTCGCGGGCTGGACGACCCGGCCTTTCGCCGTGCCCTGCAGGAGGGAGGGGGCGGGGGTGAGGCGGCTCGCCAGGGCGGCGGCCCGGCCCGCTGGCGCCTGGTGGCCACCGCCGAGTGGACGGGGCCCGCCCCCCGGCTGGCCGTGGAGCCGCAGATGTTGCCGCCCCACGACCCCCTGCTGCAGGCGGCGGGGGTGGAGAATATGATCCTGATCGAGGCGGATCCGGTGGGCACGGTGCGGTTTGCCGGGCCCGGGGCCGGCGGCGATGCCACCGCCAGCGCCGTCCTGGCCGACCTGATCGCCATCTGGCGGGGCGACCGCCTGCCGTTGCCGGACCTGGAGGCCGGCCGGTCCGTGGCCGTGGAGCCCTCGCCGGCCGTGCCCCGCGCCGGGTTCGACACCGAGTGGCAGGATCCGGCGGCTGCGGCGGTTAAACTGAGGTTGACGGAAGGTTGA
- a CDS encoding homoserine O-acetyltransferase: MIPCRGHVEVGPLPLEQGGHLPRAELAYETWGRWDPQRQNAILICHALTGDAHVASHHPGDRPGWWEAAVGPGRPIDTRRWFVICSNVLGGCYGSTGPASPAEAGHGPWGGRFPVITVRDMVHAQRRLLDALGIGRLALVVGGSLGGMQALEWAVTYPERVGAAAVLAAPPAASPHAIAWNEVQRQAIFADPAWQGGDYPAARPPRRGLALARMLAMTTYRGREEWEARFGREEVPAGADPVAQRLGSYATAPAGPAEAFRFQIESYLHYQGEKLVRRFDPATYVTLTRAMDLHDVGRGRGGLEGAAARVQGRMYVLSITSDLLYPVDEQRRLVQALRRAGKNVTWQVWKAPWGHDSFLVDSAGVARRVMDWLEEPGAATAPAQAGAVAAVGEGRP, from the coding sequence GTGATCCCCTGTCGCGGCCATGTCGAGGTGGGCCCCCTGCCCCTGGAGCAGGGCGGCCACCTGCCCCGGGCCGAACTGGCCTACGAGACCTGGGGTCGCTGGGACCCCCAGCGCCAGAACGCCATCCTGATCTGCCACGCCCTGACGGGCGACGCCCACGTGGCCTCCCACCATCCCGGCGACCGCCCGGGCTGGTGGGAGGCGGCGGTGGGCCCGGGCCGGCCCATCGACACCCGCCGCTGGTTTGTCATTTGCAGCAACGTGCTGGGAGGCTGTTACGGGTCCACAGGCCCGGCCAGTCCTGCGGAGGCCGGCCACGGGCCCTGGGGCGGGCGGTTTCCCGTGATCACCGTGCGGGACATGGTCCATGCCCAGCGCCGGCTTCTGGATGCGCTGGGCATCGGGCGGCTCGCCCTGGTGGTGGGCGGTTCCCTGGGCGGCATGCAGGCGCTGGAGTGGGCCGTCACCTACCCCGAGCGGGTGGGAGCGGCGGCCGTCCTGGCGGCGCCGCCGGCCGCCTCGCCCCATGCCATCGCCTGGAACGAGGTGCAGCGCCAGGCGATCTTCGCAGACCCCGCCTGGCAGGGCGGCGACTATCCCGCCGCCCGCCCACCCCGCCGCGGGCTGGCCCTGGCCCGGATGCTGGCCATGACCACCTACCGGGGTCGCGAGGAGTGGGAGGCGCGCTTTGGCCGGGAAGAGGTCCCGGCGGGCGCCGACCCGGTCGCCCAGCGGCTGGGCTCGTACGCCACCGCGCCGGCGGGCCCGGCCGAGGCCTTCCGGTTCCAGATCGAAAGCTACCTGCACTACCAGGGGGAAAAGCTGGTGCGCCGGTTTGACCCCGCCACGTACGTGACCCTGACCCGGGCCATGGATCTCCACGACGTAGGCCGGGGCCGGGGCGGGCTGGAGGGCGCCGCGGCCCGGGTCCAGGGCCGCATGTATGTGCTCAGCATCACCTCGGACCTGCTCTACCCCGTGGACGAGCAGCGGCGGCTGGTCCAGGCCCTGCGCCGGGCGGGCAAGAATGTCACGTGGCAGGTCTGGAAGGCTCCCTGGGGCCACGACAGCTTCCTCGTGGACTCCGCGGGGGTGGCCCGCCGGGTGATGGACTGGCTGGAAGAACCCGGTGCTGCCACCGCGCCCGCGCAGGCCGGGGCAGTGGCGGCGGTGGGGGAGGGGCGCCCGTGA
- a CDS encoding M48 family metallopeptidase, translating into MRPGGAGPEGLPPYTVRVSARARRVRLVLSPADGLVVVVPPGYRLHRVPQVVAQHAAWIQRARQRLEQQARAAGGGAGDPLLRRDGAGLAPPAWLWLRALGEVWAVVPAGRPTLNDAASGGRNAAAGPSPQRTLFTGWATDEQGEPPPAGARLAGQIRLPARAGEQEPAAWGPPLRGWLAARARATLLPWLERLARERGFRLAGSSIGCPKTRWGSCSARHHVRLSLKLLFLPPELVEHVLIHELCHTVHLNHGPAFWALVERHDPRAAEHRRQLRAAWSYVPAWLRPARSIGPSPADAGL; encoded by the coding sequence ATGAGGCCGGGCGGAGCCGGACCGGAGGGCCTGCCCCCCTATACCGTCCGGGTCAGCGCCCGGGCGCGCCGGGTGCGGCTGGTGTTGTCGCCGGCCGACGGCCTGGTGGTCGTCGTTCCGCCCGGATACCGGCTGCACCGGGTGCCCCAGGTGGTGGCCCAGCATGCGGCCTGGATCCAGCGGGCCCGGCAGCGGCTGGAACAGCAGGCCCGGGCTGCCGGCGGCGGGGCGGGTGATCCTTTGCTCCGGCGGGATGGCGCCGGCCTGGCTCCTCCGGCCTGGCTCTGGCTGCGGGCGCTAGGGGAGGTGTGGGCCGTGGTGCCGGCGGGCCGGCCCACCCTGAACGACGCCGCCAGCGGGGGGCGCAATGCTGCCGCCGGCCCGTCCCCGCAGCGGACCCTCTTCACAGGCTGGGCCACGGATGAACAGGGGGAACCGCCGCCTGCGGGCGCACGCCTGGCCGGGCAGATCCGTCTACCGGCCCGAGCCGGGGAGCAGGAGCCCGCCGCCTGGGGGCCTCCCCTCAGGGGCTGGCTGGCCGCCAGGGCACGGGCGACCCTGCTGCCCTGGCTGGAACGGCTGGCGCGGGAGCGGGGCTTTCGCCTGGCGGGTTCGTCCATCGGCTGCCCCAAGACCCGCTGGGGCAGCTGTTCCGCCAGGCACCACGTGCGCCTGAGCCTGAAGCTGCTCTTCCTGCCGCCCGAGCTGGTGGAGCACGTGCTGATCCACGAGCTCTGTCACACCGTCCACCTCAACCACGGCCCCGCCTTCTGGGCCCTGGTGGAACGGCATGATCCCCGGGCGGCGGAACACCGGCGCCAGCTCCGGGCGGCCTGGAGTTATGTGCCGGCCTGGCTGCGGCCGGCGCGCTCCATCGGCCCTTCCCCGGCCGATGCCGGCTTGTGA
- a CDS encoding cupredoxin domain-containing protein — protein sequence MSDGAAPGPAARSVIALLVSAALLAGALGLHLRSTRPGVASVTAPGRPVADRVIRLSEYAYQPAVIEVRQGARVRLTLINTGREEHELEIDGYGIEVAGLRPGTSVRLIFNADLPGRFELACHMPGHYEKGMRGILVVHPADTQR from the coding sequence GTGTCCGACGGGGCTGCACCGGGGCCCGCTGCCCGCTCGGTGATCGCCCTGCTTGTGTCCGCCGCCCTGCTGGCCGGCGCCCTGGGCCTGCACCTGCGGTCGACCCGCCCCGGCGTGGCCAGCGTCACCGCACCGGGGCGGCCCGTGGCCGACCGGGTGATCCGGCTGTCGGAGTACGCCTACCAACCGGCGGTCATCGAGGTCCGGCAGGGGGCCCGGGTGCGCCTGACCCTGATCAATACGGGGCGGGAAGAACACGAGCTGGAGATTGACGGCTATGGCATCGAGGTGGCCGGCCTGCGGCCGGGAACCAGCGTCCGGCTGATCTTCAATGCCGATCTTCCAGGCCGTTTCGAGCTGGCCTGCCACATGCCCGGCCACTACGAGAAGGGGATGCGCGGGATCCTGGTGGTCCACCCGGCCGATACCCAGCGCTAG